From the Desulfuromonas sp. genome, one window contains:
- a CDS encoding Fis family transcriptional regulator — protein MKSLTATERNFLGTIQKIAFSNPYGEECRQACLDFSNNKIAAPPDLLESASRQVDQLLGRLKNENNMDLAQYSEEDRWLLHHGVLFLCLNRFKSGFEKLITEQFRQGSLNVPVPFAADALGMMTRAGMSSEIAQRHLAFFYQIHRAHYFLNRTLIGESSSMMKLRHDLWNTIFTYDFKLYEQFLWESIRSVSTVFTGESGVGKATAARAVVCSGFVPFEDKTMTFVEPFTDFFKVVNLAQHSGVRLESELFGHQKGAYSEAVENYQGVLSRCSSYDVIYLDEISKMPDPVQAKLSSVLQFRNFTPVGGHSSQSFAGRIMASSRVSSKELVEAGQLREDLYYQLCVNEIHIPPLRQRFKELPDEFEMMIRHVIRQFTGQDSDNLVGRVIEGLHDHVRPGYHWPGNISELEQIVKKILLVRNYESRPLNEN, from the coding sequence TTGAAGAGCTTGACGGCAACCGAGAGGAATTTTCTCGGAACAATCCAGAAAATCGCATTCAGTAATCCTTATGGTGAGGAATGCCGGCAGGCCTGTCTCGATTTTTCCAACAACAAGATCGCGGCCCCACCTGACTTGCTTGAGTCAGCATCCCGGCAAGTCGATCAACTTCTCGGGCGTCTCAAGAATGAAAACAACATGGACCTGGCACAGTACAGCGAAGAGGATCGCTGGCTGCTGCATCATGGTGTTCTGTTTCTCTGTCTTAATCGGTTCAAGTCCGGTTTTGAAAAACTGATCACTGAGCAGTTCCGGCAAGGCTCGCTCAATGTTCCGGTTCCTTTCGCTGCTGATGCCTTGGGGATGATGACCCGGGCCGGAATGTCGTCTGAGATTGCCCAGCGCCACTTAGCATTCTTCTACCAGATACATCGGGCTCATTATTTTCTCAATAGAACCCTGATCGGCGAGAGTTCATCGATGATGAAGTTGCGTCACGATCTATGGAATACCATCTTCACCTATGACTTCAAACTGTATGAGCAGTTCCTCTGGGAGAGTATCAGGAGTGTCTCGACCGTTTTTACCGGTGAATCCGGGGTCGGCAAGGCGACCGCAGCCAGAGCGGTCGTCTGCTCCGGTTTTGTCCCATTCGAAGACAAAACCATGACCTTTGTCGAACCGTTTACCGATTTTTTCAAGGTGGTCAATCTGGCCCAGCATTCAGGTGTTCGGCTCGAGTCGGAATTGTTCGGTCATCAGAAGGGTGCCTATTCCGAAGCGGTGGAAAATTATCAGGGAGTTCTGAGCCGCTGTTCAAGTTATGACGTTATCTACCTCGATGAAATCAGCAAGATGCCGGATCCGGTTCAGGCCAAGCTTTCATCGGTTTTGCAGTTCCGCAACTTCACCCCGGTCGGAGGGCATAGCTCCCAGTCTTTCGCTGGCCGGATTATGGCGTCGAGCCGGGTTTCGTCGAAGGAACTGGTCGAGGCCGGACAGTTGCGCGAAGATCTCTACTACCAACTCTGCGTCAATGAAATCCATATCCCGCCGTTACGTCAACGCTTCAAGGAACTGCCGGATGAATTTGAAATGATGATCCGCCACGTGATCAGGCAATTCACCGGACAGGATTCAGACAACCTGGTCGGCCGGGTGATTGAAGGACTGCATGATCATGTGCGCCCAGGTTATCATTGGCCCGGTAATATCAGTGAACTCGAACAAATCGTTAAAAAGATACTGCTGGTGAGGAATTATGAAAGCCGACCCCTTAATGAAAACTGA
- a CDS encoding nitrous oxide-stimulated promoter family protein — protein sequence MTVETLPDLSRKEIKDLRVLAQFTSVYCRAHQHPGKGFLAANIPGLEVENYPVCDACRDFLDYAIERRLRCPLDPRPVCKHCHVHCYKEEYRRKVREIMRFSGQYLLKRGRIDLLWHYFF from the coding sequence ATGACCGTAGAGACATTGCCAGATCTAAGCCGTAAAGAGATCAAGGATTTGCGCGTTCTGGCACAATTTACTTCCGTTTACTGCCGGGCACACCAGCACCCGGGAAAAGGTTTCTTGGCGGCCAATATTCCCGGGCTCGAAGTCGAAAATTACCCGGTCTGCGATGCCTGTCGTGATTTCCTCGATTACGCTATTGAACGGCGCCTGCGCTGCCCGCTGGACCCGCGTCCGGTCTGCAAGCATTGTCATGTTCATTGCTACAAAGAGGAATATCGCCGGAAGGTGCGCGAGATCATGCGTTTTTCCGGCCAATACCTGCTGAAGCGTGGACGAATCGATCTGCTCTGGCATTATTTCTTTTAA
- a CDS encoding type III restriction endonuclease subunit R, whose translation MTPAPEAEARKQIDAMLTACGWQVQDVSATNIHAGRGVAIREFPLSGYGFADYLLYVDQKAAGVIEAKKVGSTLTGVEVQSAKYTTGLPVSLPAWHNPLPFCYESTGIETRFTNSLDPEPRSRNVFAFHRPEMLASLLDSALTVSPEIGQVAADSFSAYGQPATFLSRMQQMPELITEGLWPAQIKAIENLEVSLKENRPRALIQMATGSGKTFTAINFIYRLIKFAGARRVLFLVDRGNLGRQTLKEFQQFVSPYNNFKFSEEYIVQHMTSNILDTTARVTICTIQRLFSMLKGRELPEEMDEESMDELGSLFKEPEPIEYNPDFPIGTFDIIVTDECHRSIYNLWRQVLEYFDAYLIGLTATPSKQTFGFFNKNLVMEYGHPHAVADGVNVNYDVYRIKTAISEQGGEVEAGYYVDKRDRETREVRWEQLDDDVSYEAKQLDRDVVAVDQIRTVIRTFRDKLFTEIFPNRTEVPKTLIFAKDDSHAEDIVKIVREEFGKGNDFAQKITYRTTGQKPEDLIAAFRNSYFPRIAVTVDMIATGTDIKACECVFFMRTVKSRAYFEQMKGRGVRIINDNDLQAVTPDAVTKDHFVIVYAVGVCEMDQTDSLPMERKKNVGFEKLLQAVAFGNAEIDVVSSVAARLARMEKKLTADEQAEVTELLDGKSLKELNGDLVEALDPDNHLARVYLRRVEQGRQADRSEPTDQEMKQAAAQVIGEAVKPLCNPQLRELLLEIKKKNEQIIDTVSTDTVIFSGFTEEKARGVVESFEQFIEENKDEITALQILYSLPARHTVTQAGKRLTYGHIKDLAEKLVAQVEQLRIYQTHPQGWEKRVPDELWAAYQKLEAGKVRGAAANHILTDLVSLVRFAMHQDNELVPFPERVNVNFKAWMAQQESLPARSGARQAGFTAEQRKWLEMIRDHIAANLQIETDDFDYAPFAQEGGIGKVWQLFGEDLNLIIDELNEVLAA comes from the coding sequence ATGACTCCCGCACCAGAAGCTGAAGCCAGAAAACAAATTGATGCTATGCTCACAGCATGTGGGTGGCAGGTGCAGGATGTCTCTGCTACCAACATTCATGCTGGTCGTGGCGTGGCGATCCGAGAGTTTCCGCTTTCTGGTTATGGTTTTGCTGACTACCTGTTGTATGTCGATCAAAAAGCTGCAGGAGTCATTGAGGCAAAAAAGGTCGGCTCAACACTGACAGGTGTTGAGGTGCAGTCTGCCAAGTACACTACAGGCTTGCCAGTAAGTCTCCCTGCTTGGCATAACCCGCTGCCATTTTGCTATGAATCGACTGGGATTGAAACCCGCTTCACCAATAGTCTCGATCCAGAGCCCCGCTCACGTAATGTCTTTGCTTTCCATCGACCGGAGATGCTAGCAAGTCTGCTGGATAGCGCTCTTACTGTCTCGCCAGAAATCGGTCAAGTAGCGGCTGACTCGTTTTCTGCTTATGGCCAACCGGCGACCTTTCTCTCACGCATGCAGCAGATGCCGGAGTTGATCACCGAAGGATTGTGGCCGGCACAGATCAAGGCAATTGAGAATCTTGAAGTCTCCCTCAAGGAGAACCGTCCGCGTGCATTGATCCAGATGGCGACCGGCTCAGGCAAGACCTTTACCGCCATCAACTTCATCTACCGGCTCATCAAGTTCGCCGGCGCACGGCGGGTATTGTTCCTGGTCGATCGTGGCAACCTCGGGCGGCAGACCCTCAAGGAGTTCCAGCAGTTCGTCTCACCGTATAACAACTTCAAGTTCAGCGAGGAGTACATCGTCCAGCATATGACCAGCAACATACTCGACACCACCGCGCGGGTCACCATCTGCACCATCCAGCGGCTCTTCTCGATGCTCAAGGGTCGCGAGCTGCCGGAGGAGATGGACGAAGAGTCGATGGATGAACTCGGCTCGCTGTTCAAGGAGCCGGAGCCGATTGAGTACAACCCCGACTTCCCGATCGGCACCTTCGATATCATCGTCACCGACGAATGCCACCGCTCGATCTATAACCTCTGGCGCCAGGTGCTCGAATATTTCGATGCCTACCTGATCGGCCTGACCGCGACTCCCTCGAAGCAGACCTTTGGTTTTTTCAACAAGAACCTGGTTATGGAATATGGCCATCCGCACGCCGTTGCCGATGGGGTTAATGTCAATTACGACGTCTACCGCATCAAGACGGCCATCAGCGAGCAGGGGGGCGAGGTCGAGGCAGGCTATTACGTCGATAAGCGCGATCGCGAGACCCGCGAGGTGCGCTGGGAGCAGCTCGACGACGATGTCAGCTACGAGGCCAAGCAGCTCGATCGTGACGTGGTCGCCGTCGACCAAATCCGCACCGTTATCCGCACCTTCCGCGACAAGCTCTTTACCGAGATATTCCCGAACCGGACCGAGGTGCCGAAGACTCTGATCTTCGCCAAGGACGACTCTCACGCCGAGGATATCGTCAAGATTGTCCGCGAGGAGTTCGGCAAGGGGAACGATTTCGCCCAGAAGATCACTTACCGCACTACTGGGCAGAAGCCGGAAGATCTGATCGCCGCCTTCCGCAACAGTTACTTCCCGCGTATCGCCGTCACCGTCGATATGATCGCTACCGGCACCGACATCAAGGCCTGCGAGTGCGTGTTCTTCATGCGCACCGTCAAGTCGCGCGCCTACTTCGAGCAGATGAAAGGGCGCGGGGTCCGCATCATCAACGACAACGACCTGCAAGCGGTTACTCCTGACGCCGTCACCAAGGATCATTTCGTCATCGTCTATGCGGTCGGGGTCTGTGAGATGGACCAGACCGATTCGCTCCCCATGGAGCGGAAGAAGAATGTCGGCTTCGAGAAGCTGTTGCAGGCGGTCGCCTTCGGCAATGCCGAGATCGATGTGGTCTCATCGGTCGCGGCACGACTGGCGCGGATGGAGAAGAAGCTGACGGCAGACGAGCAGGCCGAGGTGACGGAGCTTCTCGACGGCAAGAGTTTGAAGGAATTGAACGGTGACCTGGTCGAAGCCCTCGATCCGGATAATCATCTGGCCCGGGTTTACCTGCGCCGCGTGGAGCAAGGCAGGCAGGCGGACAGAAGTGAACCAACCGATCAGGAAATGAAACAGGCGGCAGCCCAGGTGATTGGTGAAGCGGTCAAGCCACTCTGCAACCCGCAGTTGCGTGAGCTGCTGTTGGAGATTAAGAAGAAGAACGAGCAGATTATCGATACGGTCAGCACCGATACGGTGATTTTCTCCGGCTTCACCGAGGAGAAGGCCAGGGGGGTGGTCGAATCGTTCGAGCAGTTTATTGAAGAGAATAAAGACGAAATCACCGCCTTGCAGATTCTTTACAGTTTACCTGCGCGTCACACCGTGACGCAGGCAGGCAAACGTCTCACCTACGGCCATATTAAAGACTTGGCCGAGAAGCTGGTGGCCCAGGTCGAGCAGCTCCGCATCTACCAGACCCATCCGCAGGGGTGGGAGAAGCGGGTGCCCGATGAGCTGTGGGCGGCCTACCAGAAGCTGGAGGCGGGCAAGGTGCGGGGAGCTGCGGCGAATCATATCTTGACCGATCTGGTCTCGCTGGTGCGGTTTGCCATGCATCAGGATAATGAGCTGGTGCCGTTCCCGGAACGGGTTAATGTCAACTTTAAGGCGTGGATGGCACAACAAGAGAGCTTGCCTGCGCGGAGCGGAGCGAGGCAGGCAGGTTTTACCGCCGAGCAGCGCAAGTGGCTGGAGATGATTCGTGATCACATTGCCGCCAACCTTCAGATTGAGACGGATGATTTCGATTATGCGCCGTTTGCGCAGGAGGGAGGCATTGGCAAGGTGTGGCAACTGTTTGGGGAAGATTTGAATTTGATTATTGATGAATTGAATGAGGTTTTGGCGGCGTGA
- a CDS encoding Crp/Fnr family transcriptional regulator, translating into MTLKDDLLSCPMFSGVTDEDINSLSEIIRLKNCQQGELLFSEGDEANGFYILAEGRVKVYKLSAEGKERILHIVQPGTSFAEAAIFGDGHYPAYAEPLQPSRLLFFPKRNFLDLLNRKSQIAINMIGGLSRFLREFASQVEQLTFQDVPARLARYILDLAGDEEEEVTLPIPKGQLASNLGTVSETLSRTFRKMTSEGLITVKGKVITIDDRDRLEDLSESTKER; encoded by the coding sequence ATGACTCTTAAAGATGATCTGTTGTCATGTCCGATGTTTTCCGGAGTGACCGACGAGGATATCAATTCATTATCCGAAATTATCCGACTGAAAAACTGTCAGCAGGGTGAACTGCTATTCTCCGAAGGTGACGAGGCAAACGGTTTCTATATCCTGGCCGAGGGGCGGGTCAAGGTTTATAAGCTCTCGGCCGAAGGGAAAGAAAGAATCCTGCATATCGTTCAACCGGGAACCTCGTTCGCCGAAGCAGCGATCTTCGGAGATGGTCATTATCCGGCCTATGCCGAACCGTTACAACCGTCACGACTGCTTTTTTTTCCGAAACGTAATTTCCTTGATCTGCTGAATCGCAAATCACAGATTGCGATCAATATGATCGGTGGCCTCTCCCGGTTTTTACGCGAGTTTGCCAGTCAGGTTGAACAGTTGACTTTCCAGGACGTGCCGGCCCGCCTGGCCCGCTATATTCTCGATCTTGCCGGCGACGAGGAAGAAGAGGTGACCCTGCCGATACCGAAAGGCCAATTGGCCTCCAACCTCGGCACGGTCAGTGAAACGCTTTCACGAACCTTCCGCAAGATGACAAGTGAAGGCCTGATCACGGTTAAGGGGAAGGTGATCACGATCGACGATCGCGACCGGCTTGAAGATCTTTCGGAAAGTACCAAGGAACGCTGA
- a CDS encoding DNA methyltransferase, whose product MTPAAIVSKLWNFCNVLRDDGMSYGDYVEQLTYLLFLKMADERTKPPYVPASGSPAQNMQAGAHKQPSTVPAEYSWPTLLKKDGDELFDHYRHTLENLGNEKGLLGLIFNKSQNKFQDPAKLRRLIVDLLDKENWSVMSADVKGDAYEGLLEKNAQDTKSGAGQYFTPRPLIQAIVDCIAPKPGETICDPACGTGGFLLAAHDSIVSNHPHMTKAESKALKEGTFKGWELVQSTARLCAMNFMLHGISGLPAPDGQAGLDSDLPLAVSDSLAADPGDRFDIILTNPPFGKKSSTTIVGEDGKVAKEKETVERDDFWATTSNKQLNFMQHVKTLLKQHGRAAVVVPDNVLFEGGAGETIRRKLLHECNVHTILRLPTGLFYAQGVKANVIFFDRKPASETPWTKKLWIYDLRTNMHFTLKTNPLKRSDLDEFVKLYLPASRGSAQASRQPTWSEKNPNGRWRSYDYEELIARDKASLDIFWLKDDSLEDSENLPEPGVLAAEIIEDLQAALEQFREIAEDLGEEVEEE is encoded by the coding sequence ATGACTCCCGCAGCGATAGTTAGTAAGCTTTGGAATTTTTGTAATGTATTGAGGGATGACGGCATGAGCTATGGCGATTACGTCGAACAGCTCACCTATCTGCTCTTCCTCAAGATGGCCGATGAGCGGACCAAACCGCCGTATGTGCCTGCCTCGGGCTCGCCTGCGCAGAATATGCAGGCAGGCGCACACAAGCAACCGAGCACCGTCCCCGCCGAATACTCCTGGCCGACGCTGCTCAAGAAGGACGGCGACGAACTCTTCGACCACTACCGCCACACTCTGGAAAATCTCGGCAACGAAAAGGGCCTGCTCGGGCTGATCTTCAACAAGTCGCAGAACAAGTTCCAGGACCCAGCCAAGCTGCGTCGCCTGATCGTCGATCTGCTCGACAAGGAAAACTGGTCGGTGATGAGTGCCGACGTCAAGGGCGATGCCTACGAGGGGTTGCTGGAGAAGAACGCCCAGGACACCAAGAGCGGTGCCGGGCAGTACTTCACCCCGCGTCCGTTGATCCAGGCGATCGTCGATTGTATTGCACCCAAACCGGGAGAAACGATCTGCGACCCGGCCTGCGGTACCGGCGGCTTTCTGCTCGCGGCCCATGACAGCATTGTTTCCAATCATCCCCACATGACCAAGGCCGAGAGCAAGGCGCTCAAGGAAGGAACCTTCAAGGGATGGGAGTTGGTGCAATCGACCGCGCGGCTCTGTGCAATGAACTTTATGTTGCACGGTATCAGTGGTTTACCTGCGCCCGATGGGCAGGCAGGCCTCGACAGCGACCTGCCACTGGCAGTCTCCGATTCCCTCGCCGCCGATCCGGGTGACCGCTTCGATATTATCCTGACCAATCCCCCCTTCGGTAAGAAGAGCAGCACCACCATCGTCGGCGAAGATGGCAAGGTCGCCAAGGAGAAGGAGACCGTCGAGCGCGACGACTTCTGGGCGACCACCTCGAACAAGCAGCTCAACTTCATGCAGCACGTCAAAACCCTTCTCAAGCAGCACGGTCGCGCCGCCGTAGTCGTGCCGGACAACGTACTGTTCGAAGGCGGGGCAGGGGAGACCATCCGCCGCAAGCTGCTGCACGAGTGTAACGTCCACACCATCCTGCGCCTGCCGACCGGTCTCTTCTACGCTCAGGGCGTGAAGGCGAACGTGATCTTCTTCGACCGCAAACCGGCCAGCGAAACCCCGTGGACCAAGAAACTGTGGATTTACGATCTGCGCACCAACATGCACTTCACCCTCAAGACTAACCCGCTCAAGCGCAGCGACCTTGACGAGTTCGTCAAGCTCTACCTGCCTGCCTCGCGAGGCTCCGCGCAGGCAAGCCGCCAACCCACATGGAGCGAAAAAAATCCAAACGGCAGGTGGCGCAGTTACGACTATGAAGAGTTGATTGCCCGCGATAAGGCGAGTCTGGATATCTTCTGGCTCAAAGACGACTCCCTGGAGGATTCTGAGAACCTCCCGGAACCAGGTGTGCTTGCTGCGGAGATCATTGAAGACCTTCAGGCGGCACTGGAGCAGTTCCGGGAGATTGCTGAGGATTTGGGTGAGGAAGTAGAGGAGGAATAA
- a CDS encoding acyl-CoA thioesterase: MKTEMPLIVRYAETDAQGVAHHANYLIWFEEGRSDALRQNGLHYTDFEKAGYFLVVAEANVRYKAPIFYEDQLTIETTLTSFRSRIMKFSYRVLDKDGKVRAEGETAHVVVGPDKRPTALPDSFIEQLEKIQARDKKLASDNHKL; the protein is encoded by the coding sequence ATGAAAACTGAAATGCCCCTGATTGTCCGTTACGCTGAAACCGACGCGCAGGGCGTGGCGCATCATGCCAACTACCTGATCTGGTTCGAAGAGGGGCGTTCCGATGCCCTGCGGCAGAATGGACTGCATTATACCGATTTTGAAAAAGCCGGCTATTTTCTCGTCGTTGCCGAGGCAAATGTCAGGTACAAGGCACCGATCTTTTATGAAGATCAGCTGACAATCGAAACAACTCTGACCTCGTTCCGGAGCCGGATCATGAAATTCAGTTACCGCGTTCTCGACAAAGACGGGAAAGTGAGGGCCGAAGGGGAGACGGCGCATGTGGTCGTCGGGCCGGATAAACGACCGACAGCCTTGCCCGATTCCTTTATCGAACAACTGGAGAAGATTCAGGCGCGGGATAAAAAACTGGCATCTGATAACCATAAACTTTAA
- a CDS encoding hydrolase — MSYGISREEAFKLVADTLENDNLIKHCLATEAVMRALAPRFNEDPEKWGLAGLLHDLDAETQPDLEIHTRETEEVLREKGVDAEIIEAIGMHNETARDRKRSSTFEHALAAGETITGLIVATALVYPDKKLASVKPKSVRKRIKEKAFAAGANRDIIRECERIGIPLDEFCNLCLEAMQEIADDLGL; from the coding sequence ATGTCATACGGTATAAGCCGCGAAGAAGCGTTCAAACTGGTTGCCGACACGCTCGAAAACGACAACCTGATCAAACACTGCCTGGCGACCGAAGCGGTGATGCGGGCTCTGGCGCCCCGATTCAATGAAGATCCCGAAAAATGGGGGCTGGCCGGTTTGCTGCATGACCTGGATGCCGAAACCCAGCCCGATCTTGAAATCCACACCCGGGAGACCGAAGAGGTTCTGCGTGAGAAGGGTGTCGATGCGGAAATCATTGAAGCGATCGGCATGCATAACGAAACGGCCCGTGATCGTAAACGTTCATCGACCTTTGAACATGCCCTCGCAGCCGGCGAGACCATCACCGGCCTGATCGTTGCCACCGCCCTGGTTTATCCCGACAAAAAACTCGCTTCGGTCAAACCGAAGTCAGTACGTAAGCGGATCAAGGAGAAGGCTTTTGCCGCCGGAGCCAACCGCGATATCATCCGCGAGTGCGAGCGGATCGGCATTCCGCTCGATGAGTTTTGTAATCTCTGTCTTGAGGCGATGCAGGAAATCGCAGATGATCTTGGGCTTTGA